Proteins from one Syntrophorhabdaceae bacterium genomic window:
- a CDS encoding sigma 54-interacting transcriptional regulator, producing the protein MTKDRGTVLLAVKEMITPKRLSVFLTFLLYLVPLLFLMPETAHAVSALDGFNPNVNGPVYSIAALKDKARFLRFVRFSCLLNYRIDGSVDMTEKSHSKWRQKPTALGREVDQVSVDRNRTNSDGIWKTMVNNAVIGVYRTTKQGAFLYVNQKFSEIFGFDSPDSFLKAIPDISRLYAHESRGQAILDELENKGFVDRLEIQANRKDQKTIWISFSGRRTREASGQVFWEGFITDITDRKRAEQSMQESENRFRMLVEQAGDAFFIHDYAGNIIDINKQACKTLGYTHEELLRMNIADIDIEIKNKRHIPRFWERLNSGQHITFEGLQKKKSGLLFPVEVRLGRLDLGDRKLLLSLTRDITERKGAEEKLKKAFQEIIELKNCLEEENIHLRQEIELTYRHDKIVGESPAIRKILQKAEKVAKGETYVLIQGETGTGKELLARAIHNMSSRKGRPMVTVNCAALPPTLIESELFGREKGAYTGAISKQPGRFEMANGSTLFLDEIADLPLELQVKLLRVLENGQFERLGSPETISVDVRIIAATNQDLTELVKEKKFRNDLYYRLNVFPISIPALRERLEDIPLLVWAFVREFNQSMGKSIVDIPKRTMDRLQSYSWPGNIRELRNVIERAMILSSDSTLHIDNFDGVNMAARGIALAVMEKDHILRMLEKTGWRISGKSGAATLLGLKESTLRSRMKKLGINRPKPI; encoded by the coding sequence ATGACCAAGGATCGAGGAACGGTATTGTTGGCTGTAAAGGAAATGATCACACCTAAAAGGCTATCGGTCTTTTTAACCTTTCTGCTTTACCTGGTACCCTTGTTGTTCCTGATGCCGGAGACCGCCCACGCTGTTTCGGCTTTGGACGGCTTCAATCCTAACGTGAACGGCCCTGTCTATTCTATAGCCGCGCTTAAGGATAAAGCAAGATTCTTGCGTTTTGTCCGTTTTTCATGTCTACTTAATTATAGAATAGACGGAAGCGTTGACATGACCGAAAAGTCTCATTCAAAATGGAGGCAAAAACCCACGGCGCTAGGTCGCGAAGTTGACCAGGTTAGCGTCGACCGCAATAGAACGAACAGCGATGGAATTTGGAAGACCATGGTCAACAATGCGGTCATCGGAGTCTATCGCACCACAAAGCAAGGTGCGTTTCTCTATGTGAATCAAAAGTTCTCTGAGATTTTTGGATTTGATTCTCCGGATTCATTTTTGAAGGCAATCCCGGACATTTCCCGGCTTTACGCTCACGAAAGCAGGGGCCAGGCAATTCTAGACGAATTGGAGAATAAAGGATTCGTCGATAGATTAGAGATTCAAGCAAATCGAAAAGATCAGAAGACAATCTGGATCAGCTTCAGCGGCAGAAGAACAAGAGAGGCGTCCGGGCAAGTTTTTTGGGAGGGTTTTATTACGGATATCACCGACCGAAAACGCGCCGAGCAGTCTATGCAGGAGAGCGAAAACCGCTTCAGAATGCTGGTCGAGCAAGCGGGCGACGCCTTTTTCATCCATGATTATGCAGGTAATATCATCGATATCAACAAGCAGGCCTGCAAAACCCTGGGATACACGCACGAAGAGCTTCTACGAATGAACATTGCCGATATCGACATTGAGATCAAGAACAAGAGACACATACCACGTTTCTGGGAACGCCTTAACTCGGGGCAGCACATTACCTTCGAAGGTCTCCAGAAGAAGAAGAGCGGCCTCCTTTTTCCCGTGGAGGTACGACTTGGCCGACTGGACCTGGGCGATCGAAAGCTCCTGCTTTCTCTGACGAGAGACATCACCGAACGGAAGGGAGCTGAAGAGAAACTCAAGAAGGCATTTCAGGAGATCATAGAGCTTAAAAACTGTCTTGAAGAAGAGAATATTCACTTACGGCAAGAAATAGAGCTCACATACAGGCACGACAAGATCGTTGGTGAGAGCCCGGCGATCAGGAAGATTCTCCAAAAGGCCGAAAAAGTTGCCAAAGGGGAGACGTATGTTTTAATTCAGGGAGAAACGGGGACGGGAAAGGAGCTTTTGGCTCGGGCGATCCATAATATGAGCTCCCGCAAGGGGCGCCCTATGGTTACGGTCAACTGCGCGGCGCTGCCCCCAACGTTAATCGAAAGTGAATTATTCGGGCGTGAAAAAGGCGCGTATACGGGCGCCATATCGAAACAGCCGGGTCGCTTTGAAATGGCCAACGGCTCAACGCTCTTTCTTGACGAAATCGCGGACTTGCCTCTGGAACTTCAGGTAAAGCTGCTCAGGGTTCTGGAGAACGGCCAGTTCGAGAGACTCGGAAGCCCTGAGACCATCTCTGTCGACGTCCGTATAATAGCTGCGACGAATCAAGACCTGACGGAGCTCGTTAAAGAGAAGAAATTCAGAAACGATCTCTACTATCGGCTAAACGTATTTCCTATCTCAATACCCGCGCTCCGCGAGCGTCTGGAGGACATCCCGCTTCTGGTTTGGGCATTCGTAAGGGAATTCAATCAGAGTATGGGAAAATCAATCGTAGACATTCCAAAAAGGACCATGGACCGTTTGCAGAGCTACTCCTGGCCCGGCAATATACGAGAATTGCGCAATGTGATCGAACGGGCCATGATTTTAAGTTCCGATTCTACCCTGCATATAGATAACTTTGACGGTGTGAATATGGCCGCCAGGGGCATAGCGCTCGCCGTCATGGAGAAGGATCACATCCTCCGCATGCTGGAAAAAACGGGATGGCGCATAAGCGGGAAATCGGGGGCGGCCACGCTGCTTGGCCTTAAAGAGTCAACGCTCCGGTCGCGAATGAAAAAACTCGGTATCAACAGACCAAAACCAATATAA
- a CDS encoding recombinase family protein, with the protein MRAAIYTRYSSENQSEKSIEDQIRVCKKHIVEQGMALEDRHIFTDEAVSGSLANRPGLQALEKAVGQKEIDVVVVDDLSRLSRNNHQMLTVVLTFSYHQIKIISIADGIQSDDDNSKLSIHIRVFINELYLDDLKKKTMRGLEGQKLRGFSAGENVYGYYTQPQGELKLTRRGKQRYDGMVHKVHPEEADVVRSIYRQFVEGRSLAKIADSLNIDKVPTKRGLPGGWNVSTLSRILKNEKYIGEWVWRKQKIVRDPLSGKIRTVPRPENEHIKSFREDLVIIDQETWEKAQNRWKAIDKTWPIRKHEKERLSQRSYIHATPTYLFSGLMQCTLCDGPIVLLSGKGSGYYGCYNSRRHKCTNHLLVPRKRLETTILQELQNTILTPENIEYVYENVEHAARKELNDVPELIRKKKTQCERIQSEIHNYLSYIKRGNFSKAVSEALQQAETQSESLTEELRSLEYQKTQAFTAPPHEWVVHRLENLQEALNQNTPLSAEALKGLLGSIYLEPKLKQDPDICQIGEFKPYYIAHTKITTLALLDEAHKGSNWYQWRRG; encoded by the coding sequence ATGAGGGCTGCCATTTATACCAGATACTCTTCGGAGAATCAGAGCGAAAAGAGCATCGAGGATCAGATCCGCGTCTGCAAGAAGCATATCGTTGAACAGGGAATGGCTCTCGAAGACAGACATATATTTACCGACGAAGCGGTTTCGGGCTCTTTAGCAAACCGCCCGGGCCTGCAGGCACTCGAAAAGGCAGTAGGACAGAAGGAAATAGATGTCGTTGTGGTAGACGATCTCTCAAGGCTCTCCCGGAACAACCACCAGATGCTTACCGTGGTGCTCACCTTCAGCTATCACCAGATAAAAATCATCTCTATTGCGGATGGAATACAAAGTGACGATGATAACTCAAAACTGAGCATCCATATCAGAGTGTTTATTAACGAGCTTTACCTCGATGATCTCAAAAAGAAGACGATGCGTGGTCTTGAAGGGCAAAAGCTCCGAGGCTTCAGTGCCGGTGAGAATGTGTATGGCTACTACACGCAACCTCAAGGAGAGCTCAAATTGACGAGGAGAGGTAAGCAAAGATATGACGGCATGGTGCACAAAGTCCATCCGGAGGAAGCTGACGTGGTTCGCTCCATATACCGGCAGTTTGTCGAAGGGAGAAGCCTGGCCAAGATCGCTGACTCCCTCAATATTGATAAGGTGCCGACCAAGCGGGGGTTACCCGGAGGGTGGAACGTATCCACCTTAAGCCGAATACTCAAGAATGAGAAATATATCGGGGAGTGGGTGTGGAGAAAACAGAAGATCGTCAGAGATCCCCTCAGCGGGAAAATCAGAACCGTGCCCCGGCCCGAGAATGAACACATAAAGTCATTCCGGGAAGACCTTGTGATCATCGATCAGGAGACGTGGGAAAAAGCGCAGAATAGATGGAAGGCCATAGACAAGACGTGGCCTATCCGAAAACATGAGAAAGAACGCCTCTCGCAGAGAAGCTATATCCATGCAACCCCAACATACCTCTTCTCGGGCCTCATGCAATGCACCCTCTGTGATGGACCCATAGTGCTCTTAAGCGGGAAAGGCAGCGGGTATTACGGGTGTTATAACAGCAGACGGCACAAGTGTACTAATCACCTCCTCGTCCCCCGAAAGCGCCTGGAGACGACAATATTACAGGAACTGCAAAATACCATATTAACCCCGGAGAACATTGAGTACGTGTACGAGAATGTGGAACACGCTGCCAGAAAAGAGCTAAACGATGTTCCTGAGCTTATTAGAAAGAAGAAGACACAATGCGAGAGGATCCAATCTGAAATCCACAACTACCTCAGCTACATCAAAAGAGGTAACTTCTCGAAGGCGGTCTCTGAAGCACTACAACAGGCAGAGACCCAATCTGAGAGCCTCACGGAAGAGTTACGTTCCCTGGAATACCAGAAGACACAGGCCTTCACCGCACCGCCTCACGAATGGGTCGTTCACCGACTAGAGAATCTACAAGAGGCGCTCAATCAAAACACCCCTCTGTCAGCAGAGGCGCTCAAGGGGTTATTGGGTTCTATATACCTTGAGCCCAAATTGAAACAAGATCCCGATATTTGCCAAATTGGGGAGTTCAAACCTTACTACATCGCACACACGAAAATAACAACCCTTGCACTTCTGGATGAGGCGCACAAGGGTTCGAATTGGTATCAATGGCGGAGAGG
- a CDS encoding helix-turn-helix transcriptional regulator: MDKKKLGKKIKLARVELDLNQTELATKIGTTQESISRYESGLSLPSLETLVKIAKALKKPTSYFLDE; encoded by the coding sequence GTGGATAAAAAGAAGCTGGGGAAAAAGATCAAGCTGGCAAGAGTGGAGCTTGATCTCAATCAAACCGAGCTCGCAACGAAGATCGGGACAACTCAGGAAAGCATATCTCGATATGAATCCGGACTGTCACTCCCGTCTCTGGAGACGCTCGTGAAGATAGCAAAAGCACTAAAAAAACCGACGAGTTATTTCTTGGACGAATAG